From Pempheris klunzingeri isolate RE-2024b chromosome 16, fPemKlu1.hap1, whole genome shotgun sequence, a single genomic window includes:
- the heyl gene encoding hairy/enhancer-of-split related with YRPW motif-like protein codes for MKRPHDYSSPDSDTDEFIDVGQEDSYCPVTGSMSPGSASQILARKKRRGIIEKRRRDRINHSLSELRRLVPSAFEKQGSSKLEKAEILQMTVDHLKLLHAMGGKGYFDARALAVDYRTLGFRECVGEVVRYLSSLDGESPDPIGARLVSHLSHCASELDPLLLQSPPSALPFPPWPWASFPQISPTSPASSSSPFSSGRRDLALLGSYPSPASLRLCQQGAPPLLAPTALATVHRVPSLAASPVIAPSRPTQPSPHSATRASPLPLPTPSSSSPSTPSSSSTSSSSVPLPVSFRPFAPLGSPTAQRRGLSGSAKSAQGWGTEIGAF; via the exons ATGAAGAGACCTCACGACTACAGCTCCCCAGACTCGGACACGGACGAGTTTATTGACGTGGGACAAGAAGACAGCTATTG CCCAGTCACCGGGTCCATGTCTCCTGGCAGCGCCTCGCAGATTCTGGCCcgaaagaagagaagaggg ATCATAGAGAAGAGGCGCAGAGACCGGATCAACCACAGCCTGTCAGAGCTCAGGAGACTGGTGCCCAGCGCTTTTGAGAAACAG GGTTCCTCAAAACTGGAGAAAGCAGAGATCCTGCAGATGACTGTGGACCACCTCAAACTCCTGCATGCTATGGGAGGAAAAG gttACTTTGATGCGAGGGCCCTTGCAGTCGACTACAGGACCCTGGGCTTCAGGGAGTGTGTCGGGGAGGTGGTGCGGTACCTCAGCTCCCTTGATGGGGAGTCCCCGGACCCTATAGGAGCCCGTCTGGTCTCCCACCTTTCCCACTGTGCAAGTGAGCTAGACCCTCTCCTGCTACAGTCACCCCCATCCGCCCTGCCCTTTCCCCCGTGGCCGTGGGCGTCCTTCCCTCAGATCTCTCCCACTTCACCAGCCTCCTCATCATCGCCTTTCTCCAGCGGGCGAAGGGATCTGGCCCTGCTGGGGAGCTACCCATCGCCCGCCTCCCTCCGCCTCTGCCAGCAGGGCGCACCACCGCTCCTCGCGCCCACAGCCCTGGCCACCGTCCACAGGGTTCCCTCCCTCGCAGCGTCCCCGGTCATTGCCCCCTCCAGACCCACCCAGCCGTCCCCTCACAGCGCCACCAGGGCCtcgcctcttcctctccccaccccttcctcttcctctccttctactccctcctcctcttctactTCATCATCCTCTGTCCCACTGCCAGTCTCTTTCAGGCCCTTCGCACCTCTGGGGTCGCCCACGGCCCAGCGCAGGGGCCTAAGTGGATCAGCCAAGTCGGCTCAGGGATGGGGGACTGAGATCGGAGCCTTCTGA